A stretch of the Homalodisca vitripennis isolate AUS2020 unplaced genomic scaffold, UT_GWSS_2.1 ScUCBcl_3745;HRSCAF=9473, whole genome shotgun sequence genome encodes the following:
- the LOC124372659 gene encoding uncharacterized protein LOC124372659 — MKEQIQDMQQYSRLQNLEISGVPVSPNENVFAVLQAIAAAINTPWRRDDVSAAHRLGSPRGRQARPPNIVVRFVSRSVRAEWLQAAKSKRNLDAVHISSAYSPSSVYINEHLTSYTKALLNQAKTMVKDRQLAFAWIKEGRVLVKNTADERARRVRSFEDLGVVDRGRRGGGDSESSYAATGK; from the coding sequence ATGAAGGAACAGATTCAGGACATGCAGCAGTACAGTCGGTTGCAGAATCTTGAAATATCCGGCGTTCCAGTGTCACCAAATGAAAATGTGTTCGCAGTTTTGCAAGCTATTGCAGCAGCAATTAATACTCCATGGCGACGCGACGACGTATCTGCAGCACACCGCTTGGGATCCCCACGAGGTCGTCAGGCCCGTCCACCAAACATAGTCGTACGCTTTGTGAGTCGATCAGTTCGCGCCGAATGGCTTCAGGCCGCCAAGTCAAAAAGGAACCTTGATGCAGTTCACATCAGTTCGGCGTACAGTCCGTCTTCTGTCTATATCAATGAACACTTAACCAGCTATACGAAGGCTCTGCTCAACCAAGCCAAGACCATGGTCAAGGATCGTCAGCTGGCGTTTGCCTGGATCAAAGAGGGTCGAGTACTTGTGAAGAATACAGCGGACGAACGGGCCAGGAGGGTGAGGAGCTTCGAGGACCTGGGTGTTGTGGATCGTGGTCGCCGCGGGGGAGGTGACAGTGAGAGCTCCTACGCTGCTACTGGAAAGTAG